Proteins encoded in a region of the Planococcus citri chromosome 1, ihPlaCitr1.1, whole genome shotgun sequence genome:
- the LOC135833571 gene encoding transient receptor potential cation channel protein painless-like, with product MPCRLHSVANHTTNQQMPCRLHSVANQITNQQKVLVAFKERNYPANQITNQQKLLIAFKERKYNEFSTLIKYPDIKVDHFYAAPENGTLLDLVCRSSGNGGYASILILNGASIWLQNHVTGKYALDEAIANSDPNTMQQLSMALRKQMTTLGTESASELMHTAVEKNDVAMMKFIANCFPRTTETEYNPQAPHLELLEGSIEAVRVFIQYFDIDMEIHIDSQGYASSCREIILQRYPELEPELPVPSIGHLRNILFSYLRRGLTDLFLDRASEVDTDTLNDRFKDSHADNDKTYLHVACEYNQLNVVQALLRRKVHLNQLARDSGDYKKKATPIMMAAFKGHYEIVNELLGIPKVDLQIEGIGSVLHSVIRGMNMQPGPGDNHRMILKLLLDHGFPKSHRLNVDHLDNDNLTALHYAIPFESEFAISSLINAGANLYIRDSEGRLLLTSIPARILEKCFDDCIRYVYPKENECCPLKFKIRFNYNIFRRLNPSVSPNYEMQFWDSIEQEPELRKLFKHPLSKSFLYVKWCLVKKYYCLNLIFYLLFCLILSTYIFKIKECASSSSTTTNNTGIDEEKKSILCNVPCFLPITLVFYVIFIFQELCQFSLSLRWCFLKITMILIIGVFFANETNSYLAATVMLMMWIEFVFLLGKVPMLSIYIEMFKTVASNFAKLFILYSILVVSFTCSFFILFHYKTNESSPVNRKNCSNLINTWQDPTISLIKSIIMMTGEFDASSLPLGSNFNYSYVFFIFFIFLVTIVLHNLLNGLAVSDTRAIMRNAEVVALISRANQISQLERLVVSSAFRYLCSCLPKFLYVGKIRHNITLSSRMDKEMMIFVHPGEKNKISASFLSDEYIGHLPSTIVKQAKLILEKRNQSKSTKNPNEDQNNIELVRQFGEQIRDLKHEMDDIRKLLKSIEQTIVTSEDNRSEIQIHSEDLRNSEICNCEGLNIHKTCSDHLEELR from the coding sequence ATGCCCTGTCGTCTGCACTCTGTGGCGAACCACACAACCAATCAACAAATGCCCTGCCGCCTGCACTCTGTGGCGAATCAAATAACCAATCAACAAAAGGTACTGGTTGCATTCAAGGAGCGAAACTACCCGGCGAACCAAATAACCAATCAACAAAAGCTACTGATCGCTTTCAAGGAACGAAAATACAACGAGTTCAGCACGCTGATAAAATACCCAGACATCAAAGTCGATCACTTCTACGCAGCTCCAGAAAATGGTACGTTACTCGACTTGGTTTGTCGATCGAGCGGAAATGGCGGATACGCTTCGATTCTCATACTAAACGGAGCTTCGATCTGGCTGCAAAATCATGTAACCGGTAAATACGCTTTGGACGAAGCCATCGCTAATTCGGATCCGAATACGATGCAGCAACTCAGCATGGCTTTGCGAAAACAAATGACTACATTGGGTACCGAATCAGCTAGTGAACTAATGCATACagctgtagaaaaaaatgacgtcGCCATGATGAAGTTTATAGCCAACTGTTTTCCTCGAACAACCGAAACCGAATATAATCCACAAGCTCCACACTTGGAGTTGCTTGAAGGAAGCATCGAAGCAGTCAGAGTGTTCATCCAGTACTTCGATATAGATATGGAAATCCACATTGATTCTCAAGGCTATGCCAGCAGCTGTCGCGAAATAATTCTGCAGAGATACCCCGAACTAGAGCCAGAGCTCCCAGTACCATCAATTGGCCACCTACGCAACATTCTGTTCTCTTATTTGCGTCGTGGTCTTACTGATTTGTTCCTGGATCGAGCTTCGGAAGTGGATACAGACACTTTGAATGATCGTTTCAAAGACAGCCACGCTGATAATGACAAAACGTATTTGCACGTGGCTTGCGAATACAACCAGTTAAACGTCGTACAGGCCTTGTTGAGAAGAAAAGTCCATCTTAATCAGCTCGCTCGAGATTCCGGCGACTATAAAAAGAAAGCAACTCCGATAATGATGGCTGCTTTCAAAGGCCACTACGAAATCGTCAACGAATTACTCGGAATACCCAAAGTTGACCTGCAAATCGAAGGAATCGGTTCGGTTCTGCATTCGGTGATACGTGGCATGAACATGCAGCCAGGTCCAGGAGATAATCATcgtatgattttgaaattgctgCTGGATCACGGATTTCCAAAATCTCATCGATTGAATGTAGATCATTTGGACAACGACAATCTGACCGCTCTTCATTATGCGATTCCATTCGAAAGCGAGTTCGCCATCAGTTCACTGATCAACGCTGGGGCCAATTTATACATACGAGACTCAGAAGGTAGGCTTTTATTGACTTCAATTCCAGCTAGAATTCTAGAGAAGTGTTTCGATGATTGTATTCGTTACGTTTATCCGAAAGAAAACGAGTGTTGTCccctgaaatttaaaatcaggtTCAACTACAACATATTCAGAAGATTGAACCCATCCGTTAGTCCAAATTACGAAATGCAATTCTGGGATTCGATAGAACAAGAGCCCGAACTGAGGAAACTATTCAAGCATCCTCTTTCGAAAAGCTTCCTTTATGTTAAATGGTGCCTCGTTAAGAAATACTACTGTCTGAATTTAATAttctatttattattttgtttaattctgagcacctatatttttaaaatcaaagagTGTGCGTCCTCGTCATCAACTACTACAAATAATACTGGAAtagatgaggaaaaaaaatcaattctgtgCAATGTACCATGCTTCCTACCGATAACGCTGGTATTTTACGTCATCTTCATTTTCCAAGAACTATGCCAATTTTCCCTCTCACTCCGGTGgtgtttcttgaaaatcacgATGATCTTAATCATTGGTGTTTTCTTCGCAAATGAAACAAATTCTTATCTGGCGGCAACTGTAATGCTCATGATGTGGATCGAGTTCGTATTTTTACTCGGTAAAGTTCCAATGCTCTCAATTTACatagaaatgttcaaaacagtGGCGTCGAATTTCGCAAAATTGTTCATCCTGTACTCGATTCTGGTCGTATCGTTCACCTGCagctttttcattttatttcactaTAAAACCAACGAATCGTCGCCAGTAAATCGAAAAAACTGCAGCAATTTGATTAACACGTGGCAAGACCCTACAATTTCGCTCATCAAATCGATCATAATGATGACCGGTGAATTTGACGCATCCAGTTTACCACTCGGTTCGAATTTCAATTACAGCTAcgtgtttttcatatttttcattttcctcgtCACCATAGTCCTTCACAATTTGCTCAACGGGTTGGCCGTCAGCGATACTAGAGCCATTATGCGAAACGCCGAAGTTGTCGCTCTCATATCTCgagccaatcaaatatcgcaATTAGAACGTCTGGTCGTCAGCAGCGCATTTCGATATCTTTGTTCTTGTTTGCCCAAGTTCCTGTATGTGGGAAAAATCAGACACAATATAACACTCTCTAGTAGAATGGATAAAGAAATGATGATTTTCGTACATCCCGGCGAGAAAAACAAGATATCGGCTAGTTTTTTATCCGATGAATACATCGGGCATCTACCATCGACCATTGTGAAACAAGCCAAACTAATTTTAGAGAAACGAAATCAGTCCAAATCGACCAAAAATCCGAACGAAGACCAGAATAATATTGAATTAGTTCGTCAGTTTGGAGAACAAATACGTGATTTGAAACACGAGATGGATGATATCAGGAAACTGCTCAAATCGATAGAGCAGACGATCGTTACATCCGAAGACAATAGATCAGAAATTCAGATTCATTCTGAAGATCTCCGCAACTCCGAAATATGCAACTGTGAAGGGTTAAACATCCACAAAACGTGTTCAGACCATCTCGAGGAacttcggtaa